A region of Bradyrhizobium sp. SZCCHNS1050 DNA encodes the following proteins:
- a CDS encoding FecR family protein — MSSKSFLIPGLIAACLFGAMPAAFAADGEPWLVSKSSGEVWVTTQGAAQVSLGREDPLKPGDTIRTGPTGRVRLTRGAETIVIAPNSEVGLPAAPTDGMATTILQRAGSILLDVEKRNVQHFEVETPYLAAVVKGTQFSVTISGRSTKVEVSRGQVQVSDFKTGQIAQVMPGQAATAFATGRAGLSLSGAGTFSPIEQGRPRASTIDRVPVPRDGLQAPREAKGSVIHALNADGSAARPGTTVAAQQHSAAAFGSAKPGVVRISSSIGEVNLNIQKATRGLAHGAHTPAAGGGRSTAWNDARGNSGNATGNSATASGTSGDSSIAAAVTAAVGSPSGSASANAAGNGDAGNGNANGGSRGSNNGGNGNGNNGQGNSGNGNSGNGNSGNGNGNSGDHDNGNHGNGNAHAYGHSKN, encoded by the coding sequence ATGTCATCCAAGAGCTTCCTGATACCGGGACTGATCGCCGCGTGCCTTTTCGGTGCAATGCCGGCCGCATTCGCGGCCGACGGTGAGCCGTGGCTGGTGAGCAAATCGTCCGGTGAGGTCTGGGTCACCACCCAGGGCGCAGCGCAGGTCTCGCTCGGTCGCGAGGACCCGCTCAAGCCAGGCGATACGATCCGCACCGGGCCGACCGGCCGCGTCCGCCTGACCCGCGGCGCGGAGACGATCGTGATCGCGCCGAACTCCGAGGTCGGCCTGCCCGCCGCGCCCACGGACGGCATGGCGACGACCATCCTGCAGCGCGCCGGCTCGATCCTGCTCGACGTCGAGAAACGCAACGTCCAGCATTTCGAGGTCGAGACGCCCTATCTCGCCGCCGTGGTCAAGGGCACGCAGTTCAGCGTCACGATCTCAGGCCGCAGCACCAAGGTCGAGGTCAGCCGCGGCCAGGTGCAGGTGTCGGATTTCAAGACCGGCCAGATCGCCCAGGTGATGCCCGGTCAGGCCGCCACCGCCTTTGCGACCGGCCGCGCCGGCCTGAGCCTGTCCGGCGCCGGCACCTTCAGCCCGATCGAGCAGGGCCGCCCGCGCGCCTCCACGATCGATCGTGTTCCGGTGCCGCGCGACGGCCTGCAGGCGCCGCGCGAGGCCAAGGGCAGCGTGATCCACGCGCTGAACGCCGACGGCTCGGCCGCGCGCCCCGGTACAACGGTCGCCGCTCAGCAGCATTCTGCGGCCGCCTTCGGCAGCGCGAAGCCCGGCGTGGTGCGGATCTCGTCATCGATCGGCGAGGTCAACCTGAACATCCAGAAGGCGACACGCGGCCTCGCCCACGGCGCCCACACGCCGGCCGCCGGTGGAGGGCGAAGCACCGCCTGGAATGATGCGCGCGGCAACAGCGGCAATGCGACGGGCAACTCGGCCACCGCAAGCGGCACGTCGGGAGATTCCTCGATAGCAGCCGCCGTCACCGCGGCGGTCGGTTCGCCAAGCGGATCCGCCAGCGCCAATGCCGCCGGAAATGGCGACGCCGGCAACGGCAACGCCAACGGTGGCAGCCGCGGCAGCAACAATGGCGGCAATGGCAACGGCAACAACGGCCAGGGCAACAGCGGCAACGGTAACAGCGGTAACGGAAATAGCGGCAACGGTAACGGCAACAGCGGCGACCATGACAATGGCAATCATGGCAACGGCAACGCCCACGCTTACGGCCACAGCAAGAATTAG
- a CDS encoding ShlB/FhaC/HecB family hemolysin secretion/activation protein, which produces MRAGCVDGTGRTAGWRDFAAVPHGSRRLHGTAIAAGISLSALLFAATAHAQQVGQPSFDPRQTERYFDEQQSRSTQPPPRPRAPQFAPQGGGDRKPLFTMRGVTLTGASALPAEQLAASYQPYLGKPVSQADLAAITTAISDQYRAAGYHLSRAIIPPQDIHDGRVRIQIIEGSITEVTLKGAGAEEFGIRPMLGPVLAEQPSRLATLERQLLLINGRGGVRLVDSALEEIGGTTGRFRLVIELQTWHVYGFAGVDNLGSSTVGPWQNYATAAFNSYLLPGDTLTANLSTTPGDPRQLAFGRLSYEVPVGTDGAYVGASALYSEVRPGDRRRLFNDNTVTETLELRGGIAPIQSQRASLKLNLAAAFSDVTERDLFGIWYRDRIRTLTFTADYRLKDDVGGDSYLTLAYRQGLNAFGATPLDDPLASRAGASPSFSVFNGWFARYQTLSEAWSLKLAAAGQLASGPLYNSQQFYLGGLAYGRGYGSAEISGDNGVAGTFEVRFEQKPNWQYLTSYQLYSFFDAGLAWNDGFRPSDGVALTSAGAGVRFTFPNDWRADLGVAAPLSYRAPGNTTRSARLLLTLSSVLKLCPQRGQGPCI; this is translated from the coding sequence ATGCGCGCTGGTTGTGTCGACGGAACTGGGAGGACTGCGGGTTGGCGCGACTTCGCGGCCGTACCGCACGGCTCGCGACGGCTGCACGGAACCGCGATCGCCGCCGGCATTTCCCTGTCGGCGTTGCTGTTTGCAGCAACGGCCCATGCGCAGCAGGTCGGCCAGCCGAGCTTCGATCCGCGGCAGACCGAGCGATATTTCGACGAGCAGCAGTCGCGGTCGACGCAGCCGCCGCCGCGGCCGCGTGCGCCGCAATTCGCGCCCCAGGGCGGCGGCGATCGCAAGCCCTTGTTCACCATGCGCGGCGTCACGCTGACGGGGGCGTCCGCGCTGCCCGCCGAGCAGCTCGCCGCGAGCTATCAGCCCTATCTCGGCAAGCCGGTGTCGCAGGCCGACCTCGCGGCGATCACGACCGCGATCAGCGATCAGTACCGCGCCGCCGGCTACCATCTCAGCCGTGCGATCATACCGCCGCAGGACATCCATGATGGCCGGGTGCGCATCCAGATCATCGAAGGCAGCATCACCGAGGTGACCTTGAAGGGCGCCGGCGCGGAAGAGTTCGGCATCAGGCCGATGCTCGGCCCGGTGCTGGCCGAGCAGCCGTCCCGGCTCGCGACACTGGAGCGGCAGTTGCTGCTGATCAACGGCCGCGGCGGCGTCCGTCTGGTCGATTCCGCGCTGGAGGAGATCGGCGGCACCACCGGTCGGTTCCGCCTGGTGATCGAGCTGCAGACCTGGCACGTCTACGGCTTCGCTGGCGTCGACAATCTCGGCTCGTCGACCGTCGGTCCCTGGCAGAACTACGCCACGGCCGCCTTCAATTCCTATCTGCTGCCGGGCGACACGCTCACCGCCAACCTGTCGACGACGCCGGGAGATCCGCGCCAGCTCGCGTTCGGCCGGCTGTCCTATGAGGTGCCGGTCGGCACCGACGGCGCCTATGTCGGCGCCTCCGCGCTTTACAGCGAGGTCCGGCCGGGCGACCGGAGACGGCTGTTCAACGACAACACGGTGACCGAGACGCTCGAGCTGCGCGGCGGTATCGCGCCGATCCAGTCGCAGCGCGCCTCGCTGAAACTGAATCTCGCGGCCGCCTTCAGCGACGTGACCGAGCGCGACCTGTTCGGCATCTGGTATCGCGATCGCATCCGGACGCTGACCTTCACCGCCGACTACCGCTTGAAGGATGATGTCGGCGGCGACAGCTACCTGACGCTGGCCTACCGGCAGGGCCTGAACGCGTTCGGGGCGACGCCGCTCGACGATCCCCTCGCCTCGCGCGCGGGCGCCTCGCCGAGCTTCTCGGTCTTCAACGGCTGGTTCGCGCGCTATCAGACCTTGTCCGAGGCGTGGTCGCTGAAGCTCGCCGCCGCCGGCCAGCTCGCCTCGGGTCCGCTGTACAATTCGCAGCAGTTCTATCTCGGCGGCCTCGCCTATGGCCGCGGCTATGGCAGCGCCGAGATCAGCGGCGACAATGGCGTCGCCGGCACGTTCGAGGTCCGCTTCGAGCAGAAACCGAACTGGCAGTATCTCACAAGCTATCAACTCTACAGCTTCTTCGATGCCGGGCTCGCCTGGAACGACGGCTTCCGGCCGTCCGACGGCGTGGCGCTGACCTCGGCGGGAGCCGGGGTTCGCTTCACCTTCCCGAACGACTGGCGCGCCGATCTCGGCGTCGCCGCGCCGCTCAGCTACCGCGCGCCGGGCAACACGACGCGCAGCGCGCGGCTGCTGCTGACGCTGTCGAGCGTGCTGAAGCTGTGCCCGCAGCGCGGGCAGGGGCCGTGCATCTGA
- a CDS encoding EAL domain-containing protein, whose product MLRRFMPHILVVVALLTVGLSGGHELLSNALVDLRLRLDNRPASGEIAVVAIDPRSIEAIGVWPWPRTQHARLLEQLQRAGVRDVAFDVDFSTPSDAAGDQAFLTALQNAKSSVVLPTFRQLDAAGKDTAIHLNRPLPQFEQLAWSAFVNIEVARDGRVRSYAFGEYSETAGAKTFLQSMGAFLAGSDAVKDSSFLVDYGIDLSSLPRVSYVDVVRGDAAALSRLKDKRVIVGATAIELGDYYSVPNGRVLPGVMLQALAAESIIQHRTLLSTSTTAAVGGLLLIVIIMLASWRHLSAARRALLIAMISVLIEAVALLLHDRYALVLDTSLLQIALVAYLAATALDEIDFRGLLRHVAESRFERIAMSIGDGLVCTDRDRRITVWNPGAVAIFGYGADEIIGQPFARLRADGSDTHDLFPQQEAALPATLLPGGATIEFDGRRKDGEVFPVEASFSAWQGADGLQYGVILRDVSVRKRKAERIRYLAEHDTLTGLVNRNTLQSELAAMIETADAAADQVALLVIGLDAFQRINDTLGHAYGDSVLRAAADRLRTEIGGMGRVARLSGDEFAVAIPCSAVGGTVAELADHLSHLFEAPLDAGTRQQRVKVTLGIAVHPEGGHSADELLSNAHLALCRAKMDRRGSHVLFESAIRHELEQRLTLEAELALAVERNEFELFYQPQVELLSGRVIGAEALIRWRHPTRGLVPPGDFIPVVNTSHLSEAVATWVMATACRQAREWQLAGHDIRVGVNLSPSQFQSGDLAAFVSKLLTSTGLSPRLLELEVTEDILLHDEPGVLQTFNRLQALGVSLVFDDFGTGYASLSYLKKFPLDGLKIDRSFVRDVLTQADDAAIVGSTVSLSKQLGLSVIAEGIENAATAEFLLRLGCEQGQGYHFGKPMPAADFTQRFLQVDDEMRQAGAA is encoded by the coding sequence ATGCTCAGGCGGTTCATGCCGCATATTCTGGTGGTCGTTGCGCTGCTGACGGTCGGCCTGTCGGGCGGCCACGAGTTGTTGAGCAACGCCCTCGTCGACCTGCGCTTACGCCTCGACAATCGCCCCGCCAGCGGCGAGATCGCGGTGGTCGCGATCGACCCGCGCTCGATCGAAGCCATCGGCGTCTGGCCGTGGCCGCGGACCCAGCATGCGCGCCTGCTGGAGCAGTTGCAGCGGGCCGGCGTCCGCGACGTCGCCTTCGACGTGGATTTCAGCACGCCGTCCGACGCGGCCGGCGATCAGGCCTTCCTGACCGCGCTCCAGAATGCCAAGAGCTCGGTCGTGCTGCCGACCTTCAGGCAGCTCGATGCGGCGGGGAAGGACACCGCCATTCACCTCAACCGGCCGCTGCCGCAGTTCGAGCAGCTCGCATGGTCGGCCTTCGTGAACATCGAAGTGGCGCGCGATGGCCGCGTCAGAAGCTACGCTTTCGGCGAATATAGCGAGACCGCCGGCGCGAAAACCTTCCTGCAATCCATGGGTGCGTTCCTCGCCGGCAGCGATGCTGTCAAGGACAGCTCTTTCCTGGTCGACTACGGCATCGATCTGTCGTCGCTGCCGCGGGTGTCGTATGTCGATGTCGTCCGCGGCGACGCGGCGGCGCTGTCCAGGCTCAAGGACAAGCGGGTGATCGTCGGCGCGACCGCCATCGAGCTCGGTGACTACTACAGCGTGCCGAACGGCCGCGTTCTGCCCGGCGTCATGCTGCAGGCGCTGGCGGCCGAGTCCATCATTCAGCACCGCACCCTGCTGTCGACGTCGACGACGGCCGCCGTAGGCGGCCTGCTGCTGATCGTCATCATCATGCTGGCGAGCTGGCGGCACCTCTCGGCGGCGCGGCGCGCACTGCTGATCGCCATGATCAGCGTCCTGATCGAGGCCGTGGCGCTGCTCCTGCACGACCGCTACGCCCTGGTGCTCGACACCTCGCTGCTGCAGATCGCGCTGGTCGCCTATCTCGCGGCCACGGCCCTCGACGAGATCGACTTCCGCGGCCTGCTGCGGCACGTCGCCGAGAGCCGTTTCGAGCGAATCGCGATGTCGATCGGCGACGGGCTGGTCTGTACCGACCGCGACCGGCGCATCACGGTGTGGAATCCGGGCGCGGTCGCGATCTTCGGCTATGGCGCCGACGAGATCATCGGCCAGCCCTTCGCGCGCCTGCGCGCCGACGGCAGCGATACGCATGACCTGTTTCCGCAGCAGGAGGCGGCGCTGCCGGCGACGTTGCTGCCCGGCGGAGCCACGATCGAGTTCGACGGCCGCCGCAAGGACGGCGAGGTGTTTCCGGTCGAGGCGAGCTTCTCCGCCTGGCAGGGCGCCGACGGCCTGCAATATGGCGTGATCCTGCGCGACGTCTCGGTGCGCAAGCGCAAGGCGGAGCGCATTCGTTACCTCGCCGAGCACGACACGCTGACCGGCCTGGTCAACCGCAACACGCTGCAGAGCGAGCTCGCCGCCATGATCGAGACCGCGGATGCCGCGGCCGACCAGGTCGCGCTGCTGGTGATCGGGCTCGATGCCTTCCAGCGCATCAACGACACGCTTGGCCACGCCTACGGCGACAGTGTCTTGCGCGCGGCGGCCGACCGGCTCCGCACCGAGATCGGCGGCATGGGCCGTGTCGCCCGGCTCAGCGGCGACGAGTTCGCCGTCGCCATTCCCTGCTCGGCCGTCGGCGGCACCGTGGCCGAGCTCGCCGATCATCTGTCGCATTTGTTCGAGGCGCCGCTGGACGCGGGCACGCGCCAGCAGCGCGTCAAGGTCACCCTCGGCATCGCGGTGCATCCCGAGGGCGGGCACTCGGCAGACGAGCTGCTCAGCAATGCCCACCTTGCCCTCTGTCGCGCCAAGATGGACCGGCGGGGCAGCCACGTGCTGTTCGAGAGCGCCATCCGCCACGAGCTCGAGCAGAGATTGACGCTGGAGGCCGAGCTTGCGCTCGCCGTCGAGCGGAACGAATTCGAGCTGTTCTACCAGCCGCAAGTGGAGCTGTTGAGCGGCCGCGTGATCGGCGCCGAGGCGCTGATCCGCTGGCGCCACCCGACGCGCGGCCTCGTGCCTCCCGGTGATTTCATTCCGGTCGTCAACACCTCGCATCTGTCCGAGGCGGTCGCGACCTGGGTCATGGCGACCGCCTGCCGGCAGGCGCGGGAGTGGCAGCTCGCCGGCCACGACATCCGCGTCGGCGTCAACCTCTCGCCGTCCCAGTTCCAGTCCGGCGACCTCGCGGCCTTCGTCAGCAAGCTGCTCACGTCGACCGGCCTGTCGCCGCGCCTGCTCGAGCTCGAAGTCACCGAGGACATCCTGCTGCACGACGAACCCGGCGTGCTGCAGACGTTCAACCGGCTGCAGGCGCTCGGCGTCAGCCTGGTGTTCGACGATTTCGGCACCGGCTATGCGAGCCTGAGCTACCTGAAGAAATTCCCGCTCGACGGCCTGAAGATCGACCGCTCCTTCGTGCGCGACGTGCTGACCCAGGCCGACGACGCGGCCATCGTCGGCTCGACGGTCAGCCTGAGCAAGCAGCTCGGGCTGTCCGTGATCGCCGAGGGCATCGAGAACGCGGCGACGGCCGAGTTTCTGCTCCGGCTCGGCTGCGAGCAGGGCCAAGGCTATCACTTCGGCAAGCCGATGCCGGCGGCGGATTTCACGCAGCGGTTCCTGCAGGTGGACGACGAGATGCGCCAAGCCGGCGCGGCGTGA
- a CDS encoding multidrug effflux MFS transporter, whose protein sequence is MADTSADTIEIVRHRPMGFTEFVIVVAAIMALNPLAMDMMLPALPNIGASFHIDVANRLQTVLTAFVIGFGLGQFVIGPLSDSFGRRPVLIGGMVLYAVASLFAIAAPSFEMLLLARALEGLGTAATRVIATSIVRDCYAGRRMASVVSLAMMVFIAIPVIAPSFGQAVMLLTQWRGIFVVLTLYGIVTLLWTAARLPETLPESERKPFSVKEIVGAFRNTLTNRQTLGYALAASGIFGAVLGYVLSSQQLFTGVYHLGHYFPLAFAAIAVTIAVAGFLNARLVGRLGMRMISHGALVGSVVIALACFSAAILGTLPLWLFMLLSAGMMFSFGLMFANFTALAMEPQRANAGTASSLYGSITTLLGMAAGAVVGQAFDGTALPFAAGFLACTSSALVIVLITEKGRLFHGQGKPV, encoded by the coding sequence TTGGCTGATACCAGTGCCGACACCATCGAGATCGTCCGTCACCGGCCGATGGGCTTCACCGAATTCGTCATCGTGGTCGCGGCGATCATGGCGCTCAATCCGCTGGCGATGGACATGATGCTGCCGGCGCTGCCGAACATCGGCGCCTCGTTCCATATCGACGTCGCCAACCGGCTGCAGACGGTGCTGACGGCGTTCGTCATCGGCTTCGGTCTCGGCCAGTTCGTGATCGGCCCGCTGTCCGACAGCTTCGGCCGGCGCCCGGTGCTGATCGGCGGCATGGTGCTGTATGCGGTCGCCAGCCTGTTCGCGATCGCCGCGCCGTCCTTCGAGATGCTGCTGCTGGCGCGCGCGCTGGAAGGTCTCGGCACCGCGGCGACGCGGGTGATCGCGACCTCGATCGTGCGCGACTGCTATGCCGGCCGCCGCATGGCGAGCGTCGTCTCGCTGGCGATGATGGTGTTCATCGCCATTCCCGTGATCGCGCCGTCGTTCGGCCAGGCGGTGATGCTGCTGACGCAGTGGCGCGGCATCTTCGTCGTGCTGACCTTGTACGGCATCGTCACGCTGCTGTGGACCGCCGCACGGCTGCCCGAGACGCTGCCGGAGAGCGAGCGCAAGCCGTTCTCGGTCAAAGAGATCGTCGGGGCCTTCCGCAACACCCTCACCAATCGCCAGACGCTGGGCTATGCGCTCGCGGCGAGCGGCATCTTCGGCGCCGTGCTCGGCTATGTCCTGTCCTCGCAGCAACTGTTCACCGGCGTCTATCATCTCGGCCACTACTTCCCGCTCGCCTTCGCGGCGATCGCGGTGACCATCGCGGTGGCCGGCTTCCTCAACGCCCGCCTCGTCGGCCGGCTCGGCATGCGCATGATCTCGCACGGCGCGCTGGTCGGCAGCGTCGTCATCGCGCTGGCCTGCTTCAGCGCGGCGATCCTCGGCACGCTGCCGCTGTGGCTGTTCATGCTGCTGTCGGCCGGCATGATGTTCTCGTTCGGCCTGATGTTCGCGAACTTCACCGCGCTGGCGATGGAGCCGCAGCGCGCCAATGCCGGCACCGCATCTTCGCTCTACGGCTCGATCACGACCCTGCTCGGCATGGCCGCCGGCGCCGTCGTCGGCCAGGCGTTCGACGGCACGGCATTGCCGTTCGCCGCGGGCTTCCTGGCCTGCACGTCGAGCGCGCTCGTCATCGTGCTGATCACCGAGAAGGGCCGGCTGTTCCACGGCCAAGGCAAGCCGGTCTGA
- a CDS encoding tetratricopeptide repeat protein — MLVVGMVLHLLKADEPASTAQASFVATYVGSESCAGCHQAEAKLWDISQHKAAMAHATDKTVLGDFNKSFDYFGVHSRLFRDGGKFMVETDGPDGKLAVFEVKYTFGVDPLQQYLVEFPDGRIQALPIAWDGRPKDKGGQRWFHLHPEEEIKHDDVLHWTKLNQNWNFMCAECHSTGVRKHYDTATDRFATTWAEISVGCETCHGQGSAHAAWARDKQRWWPFGKHEDPSRGLLVRFDERRGVTWPIDPRSGNATRSAAPAALRKEIETCGLCHARRAGFSEDWTPGQSLSQTHIVEALARTTYHADGQIRDVEEPYNYAPFKQSKMFAAGVTCSDCHEPHGAKLRVSGEGVCLQCHASEKYADAKHRHHADADPAPTCMSCHMPARTYMQIDLRHDHTFRVPRPDLSVTLGTPNACNDCHSDKPAQWAAAAIEQWFGSDRKGFQTYGPAFRAARSDQADAAALLGLLAADRNAPAVARASALGELASRIAPANIATARAGLADPDPMVRIGALDMLENVPAGQIWPLVSPLLTDPVRGVRIRVASLLASVPTASQPLPDRARFDQAAHEFITAQRANAERPEARTALANFLALRGQTGDAETEYKAALRLSPHYAAAAINLADLYRQIGRDGDGETVLRGAIAASPTDAAAHHALGLTLTRLKRHDEALAELRRATELEPGRARYIYVYAVALHSGGRADEAMTVLKEALESHPNDRDVLSALVSLSRGAGDARAALGYAERLAIMTPDDRNLAAFIGEIRRQIDKPN; from the coding sequence GTGCTGGTGGTCGGCATGGTTCTTCATCTCCTCAAGGCCGACGAACCGGCCTCCACGGCGCAGGCCTCATTCGTCGCCACCTATGTGGGCAGCGAAAGCTGCGCCGGCTGTCATCAGGCAGAAGCCAAATTATGGGATATTTCGCAGCACAAGGCCGCGATGGCGCACGCGACCGACAAGACGGTGCTCGGCGATTTCAACAAGAGCTTCGACTACTTCGGTGTGCATTCCCGCCTCTTCCGCGATGGCGGAAAATTCATGGTCGAAACCGACGGGCCCGACGGCAAGCTTGCCGTGTTTGAGGTGAAGTACACGTTCGGTGTCGATCCGCTGCAACAATATCTCGTCGAGTTTCCAGATGGGCGCATCCAGGCGCTGCCGATCGCATGGGACGGCCGGCCCAAGGACAAAGGCGGCCAGCGCTGGTTCCATCTCCATCCCGAAGAAGAGATCAAGCACGACGACGTCCTGCACTGGACCAAGCTGAACCAGAACTGGAACTTCATGTGCGCGGAATGCCACTCGACCGGCGTGCGCAAGCATTACGACACCGCGACGGATCGCTTCGCGACGACATGGGCGGAAATCAGCGTCGGTTGCGAGACCTGTCACGGTCAGGGCTCCGCCCACGCCGCTTGGGCGCGTGACAAGCAACGCTGGTGGCCATTCGGCAAGCACGAGGATCCGAGCAGGGGATTGCTTGTCCGTTTCGACGAACGGCGCGGCGTCACCTGGCCGATCGATCCGCGGAGCGGAAATGCGACGCGTTCAGCCGCGCCGGCCGCGTTGCGAAAGGAGATCGAGACCTGCGGGCTATGCCACGCGCGCCGTGCCGGCTTCAGCGAGGACTGGACACCCGGTCAATCGCTGTCCCAGACCCATATTGTCGAGGCGCTGGCGCGGACCACTTATCATGCCGATGGCCAGATCCGCGATGTGGAGGAGCCCTATAACTATGCGCCGTTCAAGCAGAGCAAGATGTTTGCCGCCGGCGTGACCTGCAGCGATTGTCACGAGCCGCACGGCGCAAAGCTCCGAGTCTCCGGCGAAGGCGTTTGCCTGCAATGCCATGCGTCCGAAAAATACGCCGATGCGAAGCATCGCCATCACGCGGACGCCGATCCGGCGCCGACCTGCATGTCGTGCCACATGCCGGCGCGCACTTATATGCAGATCGACCTGCGTCACGATCACACCTTCCGCGTTCCGCGACCCGATCTTTCGGTCACGTTGGGAACCCCGAACGCCTGCAACGACTGCCACAGCGACAAGCCGGCGCAATGGGCCGCCGCCGCGATCGAGCAATGGTTCGGGTCCGACCGAAAGGGCTTCCAGACCTATGGGCCCGCGTTCCGCGCAGCACGCAGCGACCAGGCCGACGCCGCCGCGCTGCTTGGCCTTCTGGCCGCGGACAGGAACGCGCCGGCCGTGGCGCGTGCGAGCGCGCTCGGCGAACTCGCCTCGCGCATCGCTCCGGCGAACATTGCGACCGCACGGGCAGGCCTGGCCGATCCCGATCCCATGGTGCGGATCGGCGCGCTGGACATGCTGGAAAACGTGCCCGCCGGCCAGATCTGGCCGCTGGTTTCGCCGCTGCTCACCGATCCCGTGCGTGGCGTGCGGATCAGGGTCGCCTCCCTGCTCGCTTCCGTTCCGACCGCAAGCCAGCCGCTGCCCGATCGCGCACGCTTCGATCAGGCGGCACACGAATTCATCACGGCGCAGCGCGCCAATGCCGAACGGCCCGAGGCCCGCACTGCACTGGCAAACTTCCTGGCCTTGCGCGGACAGACCGGGGACGCAGAGACCGAGTACAAGGCAGCCCTCAGGCTCAGCCCGCACTATGCGGCGGCGGCCATCAATCTGGCCGACCTCTATCGCCAAATTGGCCGCGACGGCGACGGAGAAACCGTTCTGCGCGGAGCAATTGCGGCATCACCTACCGACGCGGCCGCGCATCACGCACTCGGCCTGACCTTGACCCGGCTGAAGCGGCACGACGAGGCGCTCGCCGAGTTGCGCAGAGCAACCGAACTCGAACCGGGTCGCGCACGCTATATCTATGTCTACGCGGTGGCGCTGCATTCCGGCGGGCGAGCCGACGAGGCAATGACGGTCCTAAAGGAAGCTCTGGAAAGCCATCCCAATGATAGGGACGTGCTGTCCGCTCTGGTTTCGCTCAGCCGCGGGGCAGGCGATGCAAGGGCGGCGCTGGGCTACGCCGAAAGGCTCGCAATCATGACGCCGGACGACCGGAATCTGGCGGCGTTCATCGGCGAGATCAGGCGGCAGATTGACAAGCCAAACTAA